Sequence from the Magnetococcales bacterium genome:
CAATCTCTCTACTATGCCAATCCCGACAACAGACACCATTTTGATTTTTTGTTGCGGCAAAACTCTCCGCATGTCCGGATCGAGCACCTTTCCTTTCTAGAATCGGAGGGGCGTGATCTGGAGCGAATAAAAACGATCATGATGGCCACCGGCCATCGAGTGGTTCTTTTTGATCTTACGCAAAGGGATGCCGAACTTGTCGGCCTGTACGTGGTTCGTGCCGTTTCCACCAGTTTGATGCGGCAGCCTTTGGGCCTTTTAAGACCATTGGCCCATCCTCGTCTGTTCACATTTTTTCGGGAACGGGGATTGGTTGACGAGGGGGTACGGCCCGAGGATCTGCTTCAATCGTTCCATCCATTTCCATGATGTGTGCCATGTCAAATCATCTGCATCATACAAGTGCAGCATTCGAGTCTGTTTTGCGGCATCATGCAAAGCCATTGGGACGTTTATTCTCATTAAAAACACTCAGAACACCCGATGATTTTCCAAATTTTCACAATTTTATTGTCCAGGGGCGCACCCTTTCCGGACAAATTGTCAATGCTTCCGGGTTCGACCAGGAGAGATCGCTGGCCTCTTTGAAGGCGATCGGTGAATTCATTGAACGCTATTCGTTACTGTCTGCGAGTGATCCTCATATCATCGTCACCGGAGCCAGGAAGGATCTCATCGGGCCGGTGCTTGGTCTGGACCAACTGCCTCTGTTTACGGATGAACAGTTGGCCAGCCCTGATTTTCCCTGGAAGGGCTATACAGATACTCTGTATGAATGGACCGAGGTTAAGGAGTTGGGCGGGACATCCCGTATTCTTGTACCGGTTGATTTGCTCTCACTGCACAAACCTTCGCGCATTGGCTTGATGGGGTCAACGGGAGCGGCTGCCCATACGGATGAAACCAAGGCGTTGATCTCGGGAATCCTGGAGTTGGTAGAACGGGATGCGCTCTCCATTGTTTGGGAAACCCAGGCGGTAACACCACGTATTGCCTGCAATGCGGGTTGGCATTTTAAGGAAACGCGGCAACTCATCGATCAATTGGAGGCTGCGGATCAACAGGTTATTCTAAGGGATATCACGACGGATATCGGTGTCCCGGTTGTTGCCGCGGTCATCCGTGATCGACGGGAACGACGTCCTTGTCTGGTTCTGGGGGCCGGCGCGGCCTTGTCTTTG
This genomic interval carries:
- a CDS encoding YcaO-like family protein, with the translated sequence MSNHLHHTSAAFESVLRHHAKPLGRLFSLKTLRTPDDFPNFHNFIVQGRTLSGQIVNASGFDQERSLASLKAIGEFIERYSLLSASDPHIIVTGARKDLIGPVLGLDQLPLFTDEQLASPDFPWKGYTDTLYEWTEVKELGGTSRILVPVDLLSLHKPSRIGLMGSTGAAAHTDETKALISGILELVERDALSIVWETQAVTPRIACNAGWHFKETRQLIDQLEAADQQVILRDITTDIGVPVVAAVIRDRRERRPCLVLGAGAALSLVEACKRALDEAIAVWLWMRDEHGKRETTLERVAPLAFDAVEPMWQAVLYGFREMLHDTRILTASSKDSVARPHEATGMSPSESLERLCSRLKVCGIDVYFRSILAPELNDLGWYVTRVIAPDLVPLGFGSLCRPLGHPRLHSVPETCGWKHTVPPKSGKQNPIPLP